A DNA window from Drosophila pseudoobscura strain MV-25-SWS-2005 chromosome 2, UCI_Dpse_MV25, whole genome shotgun sequence contains the following coding sequences:
- the LOC4801677 gene encoding IQ and ubiquitin-like domain-containing protein: MSAPEYPPAFVRNVQLNVDPSERPKQPAGCAPVFDSNSTESEHTEEGCVELENVTVKFRISEMDIVAQVYPNCMTLAEVKQDISRKFEVEPKLLVLRQENRPLCDSLPINSTKFDEFGIHEFELELLAPKDIGTEAAPKLDLDVYYDKHRLADFITVHIPGEDTEDGQPKNVVVEIVNAAIIKPFLCGYRDRVTGKEYLDAFSQTGPYFDKWKARRYYSRDTQTWEPKEKILNTAHEQSVQCHLDGINVLYVSAAHDFTIVPGKYQTFAQKERAERKLEKIQLIQRNWRRWILWKYIRIRAKEYRRLVRNREEEEERYEKCVEERVDRQKAIKQFPRSKDDFDLLYAEIGRWKRAELRRIAAHYEGPARISEVNILLDKEIQLLNGVERQRRLVCKSMKDFRKDQLLKKMGKPIEWIGYKDCKIHMDLLSTQRVRFLTEVYKDLRLPLSRDVRLTLVRRVMEILMEETCFPNFPELFDLFDREKNLLLYATSSDVEILRKRQNILFYELIKFQKSEQNKRPPSRMCIVCKKVKAYKDFAIRTRQSHVDTCKSCYYLKLTATENTVYQSILRCVQRDERKRKCTTSFAFVMQSDDVRHIIDKIWHGHSALSKTENLNELRLPRWIKSDDWAPWNCVCLTERETRDHYKIDDIEKVYDPKFILHIGNRHMLARSLFQTLAAVAIEFQETGQWWKVGMNQQRTSNLDAV, from the exons ATGAGTGCCCCAGAGTATCCTCCGGCCTTTGTGCGCAATGTGCAGCTGAATGTGGATCCCTCGGAGCGGCCCAAGCAGCCGGCTGGCTGTGCCCCAGTCTTCGACTCGAACAGCACCGAGTCGGAGCACACGGAGGAGGGCTGTGTGGAGCTGGAGAATGTCACGGTGAAGTTTCGCATCTCGGAGATGGATATCGTGGCCCAGGTCTATCCCAACTGCATGACTCTGGCCGAGGTTAAGCAGGACATATCGCGCAAGTTCGAGGTGGAGCCGAAGCTCCTGGTGCTCAGGCAGGAGAATCGCCCTCTGTGCGACTCCCTGCCCATCAATTCGACCAAGTTCGATGAGTTCGGGATACACGAGTttgagctggagctgctcgcGCCCAAGGATATTGGGACAGAGGCAGCGCCCAAGCTGGATCTGGATGTCTACTACGA CAAGCACCGCCTGGCGGACTTTATAACAGTCCACATTCCTGGCGAGGACACGGAGGATGGGCAGCCCAAAAACGTGGTGGTGGAGATTGTGAATGCTGCCATCATCAAGCCCTTTCTGTGTGGCTACAGGGACAGGGTCACCGGCAAAGAGTACCTAGATGCCTTCTCCCAGACCGGGCCCTACTTTGACAAGTGGAAGGCCAGGCGCTATTACTCCAGGGATACCCAGACCTGGGAGCCAAAGGAAAAGATTCTG AACACAGCCCATGAGCAGTCGGTGCAATGCCATCTCGATGGCATCAATGTCCTGTACGTGTCGGCGGCCCACGATTTCACCATTGTTCCTGGCAAATACCAGACCTTCGCCCAGAAGGAACGCGCAGAGCGGAAGCTGGAGAAGATTCAGCTCATACAGCGCAACTGGCGTCGCTGGATCCTGTGGAAGTACATCCGCATTCGCGCCAAGGAGTATCG TCGCTTGGTGCGCAAccgcgaggaggaggaagagcgATACGAAAAGTGCGTGGAGGAGCGTGTCGATCGCCAGAAGGCGATCAAGCAGTTCCCCCGCTCCAAGGACGACTTCGATCTGCTGTATGCCGAAATCGGTCGCTGGAAGCGGGCCGAACTAAGGCGTATTGCTGCCCACTACGAAGGACCTGCCCGCATCTCCGAGGTCAACATTCTTTTGGACAAGGAGATCCAACTGCTGAATGGGGTGGAGAGGCAGCGCCGTCTGGTCTGCAAGTCCATGAAGGATTTCCGCAAGGACCAGCTGCTCAAGAAGATGGGCAAGCCCATCGAATGGATTGGGTACAAGGACTGTAAGATCCATATGGATTTGCTGAGCACGCAGCGCGTTCGCTTCCTTACCGAAGTCTACAAGGATCTGCGACTGCCACTTTCAAGAGATGTACGCCTGACCCTCGTACGTCGCGTTATGGAGATACTCATGGAGGAGACTTGCTTTCCCAACTTCCCTGAG CTGTTTGATTTGTTTGATCGAGAGAAGAATTTGCTGCTCTATGCAACGTCAAGTGATGTGGAAATTCTGCGCAAGCGCCAGAACATCCTCTTCTACGAGCTGATCAAGTTCCAGAAGAGCGAACAGAACAAAC GGCCTCCCTCGCGCATGTGCATCGTGTGCAAGAAGGTCAAGGCATACAAGGACTTTGCCATACGCACGCGCCAGAGCCATGTGGATACCTGCAAGAGCTGCTACTACCTTAAG CTAACGGCCACAGAGAACACGGTGTACCAATCAATACTGAGATGCGTGCAACGCGATGAGCGCAAACGCAAGTGTACCACATCCTTTGCCTTTGTGATGCAGTCGGACGATGTGCGTCATATCATTGACAAGATCTGGCATGGCCACTCGGCACTCAGCAAGACTGAGAATCTCAACGAGTTGAG ATTGCCGCGATGGATCAAGAGTGACGACTGGGCCCCATGGAATTGTGTGTGTCTGACAGAGCGGGAGACACGGGATCACTACAAGATCGATGACATCGAGAAGGTGTACGATCCGAAGTTCATTTTGCATATCGGCAATCGTCACATGTTGGCCCGAAGTCTATTCCAAACGCTGGCAGCCGTGGCCATCGAGTTCCAGGAGACGGGACAGTGGTGGAAGGTGGGCATGAACCAGCAGCGCACCAGCAATTTGGACGCAGTCTAA
- the LOC4801678 gene encoding uncharacterized protein, protein MSPLLIHLAALLALASLGQAFPYSYHMRAPSLLPQLSMSSGLEGGAAAGAPLGNRIVVQSPSLDNVYMDYLVTSKPLNLRKYNKNGSKTKKTKKDSKIYYIPVPPLPFRHIPGIGLDYQPMKINPIILEKETPLTQTEAPQQSSTVRPLAPKPEPKPGKPSMNPNNLGYLYPSKLLRVQHHKDYYFNGRPHRLQVAHADAKSALTALNITSKFYYNKNIIY, encoded by the coding sequence ATGTCGCCCCTGTTGATACACTTGGCGGCACTGTTGGCGCTGGCCAGTCTTGGCCAGGCCTTTCCCTACTCCTACCACATGAGAGCCCCGTCGTTGCTGCCGCAGTTGTCGATGTCGAGTGGCCTGGAGGGTGGAGCCGCCGCCGGCGCCCCGCTGGGCAACAGAATTGTCGTGCAGTCACCCTCGCTGGATAACGTGTATATGGATTATCTGGTCACCTCGAAGCCACTGAACCTGCGGAAGTACAACAAGAACGGCAGTAAGacgaaaaaaacgaaaaaggatTCGAAAATCTATTATATACCCGTACCCCCACTGCCCTTCCGTCATATACCCGGCATTGGTCTGGACTATCAGCCCATGAAAATCAATCCCATCATTCTGGAGAAGGAGACGCCGCTAACACAGACGGAGGCGCCACAGCAGAGCTCCACAGTCCGTCCATTAGCGCcgaagccagagccaaagcccgGCAAACCCTCCATGAATCCCAATAATCTGGGCTACCTCTATCCCAGCAAACTGTTGCGGGTGCAGCATCACAAGGATTACTACTTCAATGGACGTCCCCATCGGCTGCAGGTGGCCCATGCCGACGCCAAGTCCGCCCTGACTGCCCTCAATATTACGTCTAAGTTCTACtacaataaaaacattatttattaa
- the LOC4801676 gene encoding FAST kinase domain-containing protein 4 — translation MLGLQRFAGSIVTQIYRRAAYSSNVRSASGPLATAATGQGTEVSETEARAPATDPKKPKGQLVAAAFESLRNESPTDDKKTPASSSIDDRIINAKSVNGLLAITENNNAFSRKHALRIVSILAEWSTVDRVKISEFENDTRFLRICRMLGRTVPKNSGGNTKNSGDVNGNTKRISGFRTDDLNTVLGVAGDDEAAKLIASISLPQMVKVMSTLAQRKRRSTPLLRSLAFNISSSSETLDLKQSADVLYAMSTLNFQDSVLGAKVCADVQAALPKNLEKSAVVGSILTSLGILRYRDLDILESLTQWLVKNSEICRPQDLSAYFLTSALLNFKSAQLDDVSNKLAKSIVREDFTKQSEWLSYVWSLAMLGLVEQKHLDSVLSPGFLELLEKDKSGLTPVSKMRLLNLNSYAQLLATDYKGVLLPADSPAYQVPMAHTKTKQILVNGMLDALKSLLPATNHVQTSVDSKMGFLIDALCHFDANRNPLPLDKENPNAIKVALMVIDFHDICHGTHRSASGVTNLTFDLLEKSGYQVIPVPYNEFSTSDKLLKRVQYLDAKFKAIVSSK, via the exons ATGTTGGGACTACAACGCTTTGCCGGCAGTATTGTCACCCAGATATACCGCCGTGCCGCATACAGCAGCAATGTTCGGTCGGCAAGTGGTCCACTAGCTACGGCGGCCACTGGTCAGGGAACCGAGGTGAGCGAGACTGAAGCTCGCGCGCCGGCAACGGATCCTAAGAAACCAAAAG GCCAATTGGTTGCTGCAGCATTCGAGTCGCTGCGGAACGAGAGCCCAACGGATGACAAGAAGACTCCCGCCTCCAGCAGCATAGATGACCGGATTATCAATGCGAAATCGGTCAACGGACTGCTGGCCAttacagaaaacaacaacgcCTTCTCGCGCAAGCATGCTCTGAGGATCGTCTCGATACTGGCCGAGTGGAGCACCGTGGACCGCGTCAAGATATCTGAATTTGAGAATGACACCAGATTCTTGCGCATCTGTCGCATGCTGGGCCGCACTGTGCCCAAGAATAGCGGCGGAAATACTAAAAACAGCGGCGATGTCAACGGAAACACCAAACGGATATCCGGCTTCCGCACGGACGATCTGAACACGGTGCTCGGCGTGGCTGGAGACGATGAGGCCGCCAAGCTGATAGCCAGCATCAGCCTTCCCCAAATGGTTAAGGTGATGAGTACTCTGGCCCAACGTAAGCGACGTAGCACTCCCCTGCTACGCTCTCTGGCCTTCAACATCAGCAGCTCCTCGGAGACACTGGACCTGAAACAGTCGGCGGATGTTCTGTATGCAATGTCCACGCTGAACTTCCAGGACTCCGTGCTGGGCGCCAAGGTCTGTGCTGATGTGCAAGCAGCTCTGCCAAAGAACTTGGAGAAGTCAGCGGTAGTGGGATCCATACTCACCAGCTTAGGCATTTTGCGCTATCGAGATTTGG ATATCTTGGAATCGCTGACGCAGTGGCTCGTGAAGAACAGTGAAATCTGCCGCCCTCAAGATCTCAGCGCGTACTTCCTCACATCGGCTTTGCTGAACTTTAAGAGTGCCCAGCTCGATGATGTGAGCAATAAACTTGCAAAATCCATTGTGCGGGAGGACTTTACCAAGCAATCCGAATGGTTAAGCTATGTCTGGTCCTTGGCCATGCTCGGGCTTGTGGAACAAAAGCATCTTGATTCGGTTTTAAG TCCTGGATTCCTGGAGCTATTAGAAAAGGACAAGTCCGGCCTGACACCCGTCTCCAAGATGAGGCTATTGAATCTAAATAGTTATGCGCAGCTACTGGCCACAGATTACAAGGGTGTTTTGCTGCCAGCTGATAGTCCTGCTTACCAAGTGCCTATGGCCCACACGAAGACGAAACAAATTCTGGTAAATGGCATGCTTGATGCTCTCAAGAGCCTTCTGCCGGCCACTAACCATGTACAGACGTCGGTGGACAGCAAGATGGGTTTTCTTATAG ATGCGCTTTGCCACTTTGATGCCAATAGAAATCCCCTGCCGTTGGACAAGGAGAATCCAAATGCAATTAA GGTGGCGCTAATGGTGATTGACTTCCATGACATTTGCCATGGCACGCATCGCAGTGCCAGCGGAGTTACGAACCTGACATTCGATCTGCTGGAGAAGAGTGGCTACCAGGTCATACCAGTGCCGTACAATGAGTTCAGCACCAGCGACAAGCTACTGAAGCGCGTTCAGTACTTGGATGCAAAGTTCAAGGCGATTGTTAGTAGCAAATAA